GACGCGTACGGCCGTGAGGGACTGCCGTGCAGGCGGTGCGGTACGCCGATGCGCCGGCGGCCCTGGATGAACCGGTCCAGCTACTTCTGCCCGACGTGTCAGCGGGCGCCGCGCGTCACGTCGTAGCGCTCACGGGCGGCCAGGACGTCGTCCATGCGGCCCTCCACGAAGTGGATGAGGCCCAGCAGCCGCTCGGCGACCTCGCGGCCCAGCGGGGTCAGGTCGTAGTCGACCCGGGGCGGGTTGGTGGGCTGGGCCTCGCGGTGCACCAGGCCGTCACGCTCCAGTCCCTGGAGCGTCTGGGAGAGCATCTTCTCGCTCACGCCGTCGACCCGGCGGCGCAGCTCGTTGAAGCGCAGCGAGCCCTCGGACAGGGCGCCGAGCGTGAGTGCGCCCCAGCGGCCCGTCACGTGCTCCAGCGTGCCGCGCGAGGGGCAGGCCTTGGCGAACACGTCGTACGGGAGGTCCTGCGCCTCCAGGGGCTGCTGCGTGGTGTCCATAGCACGAGCGTACTGGAAGAGAGCACTAACCGACAGGTTGCACTAACCAGAAGTTAGCGCAACCATCCTCGGTGTCTGCTAGTAGCCGAAGTCCTGCGTCCACCACGGGCCACCGGACCCGAACTGCACACCCACGCCCAGAGTCGTGAAGTCGCAGTTCAGGATGTTGGCCTTGTGGCCGGGGCTGTTCATCCAGGCTTCCATGACCGCCGCCGGGTCGGCCTGGCCGCGGGCGATGTTCTCGCCGCCGAGGCTGGTGATCCCGGCCTGCGCGGCACGGTCCCACGGCGTCGCGCCGCTCGGGTCGGTGTGGTCGAAGAAGCCCTCGACGTCCATGGCCTTGCTGAAGGCGGCGGCCAGGTCGGCCAGCGCGCTGTTGGCGGCGACCGGGCTGCATCCCACCTTCGCCCGCTCGACGTTGACGAGCCGGAGCACCTCGGCCTCGGCGGCGGCCTCCGTGGAGACATCCACCGGCGCGGTGGTCTCCTGCTTCGCCGGCTCCCTCTCCTTCTGTGAAGGAGTCGCCGCGGGCTTCTCGCTCGGCGTGGCCGCAGGCTTCTTCGTCGGCTTCTCGGCCGGGGTGGCCGTCGAGGTCGAGGGGGACGGCGCGGGCGAGGCGGACCGGTCGGCGTCGCGGCTCGTCGAGCCGCCGTCCTCGCGCCGGTCGGCGCTGCCGGAGGTGCCGCCCTGCTCGGCCGGGGAGTTCGTCGGCGAGCTCGCCGCCTGTACCTCGCCGCCGCCGGTGTTGCTGCTGCCGCCACCGAGCTTGTAGCTGTCCAGGCCGGGCACCACGCCCGTGGCCACCGCGACCGTGCCGATCGCGACGGCCGCCGAGACCCCGAGCAGACCGCTCTTGACCGGCGTCACGAGATTCCGCTTGCGCCTGCGGTGCGAGCCGCTGCGCCGGGGGCCGTCGGCGGGGGTGTAGCCGTCGCCCCGGAAGAGCGCGTACTCCTCCTCCGACGCGAACAGGTAGGCATCACTGCGCGCGTAGGTGTCGGTGTCCGTGTGGCTCGGACGGGGCGTGGTGCTCGCCGAGGCGAAGTTGTACGAGTCCTGTGGGTCGAATGCGCTCCCGTGGGAGCCGTGCGTATCCGTGACCCCCATGGCGCGGCCCGTGGCGGCGCGGCCGGCGGCGGAGCGTCGGTGGCGTCCCATGTCCTTGCCTTCCTCGTCTGTTCTTGAGGTCGACGCGTCCCCCCGGTCAACCGAAGTCACAAAACCCACACGATCGAGTGAGTTTCGTATGAGATTCATTGGCAGCGGACAGTACCGCATGACGCCAGAGGAAGGAGTGCCCAGAGAGACTTTGGCCCGTTAGGTTGCACCCATGAGCGAGGATGTACGACTGGTCGCCTGGGTGCGAGGACGCGTCCAAGGTGTGGGTTTCCGCTGGTTCACGCGGGCCAAGGCCCTCGAGATCGGCGGCCTGAGTGGTTTTGCTCTCAATCTCGGCGACGGACGCGTCCAGGTGGTCGCCGAGGGGCCGCGGAAGGGATGCCAGGGACTCCTCGACTGGCTCCTGGGAGATGACACGCCCGGCCGCGTGGACGGCGTCACCGAGATCTGGGACACACCTCGCGGGGGTTACGACGGCTTCGCCATCCGATGAGCCGTTTCTGTAAAACGCCCCAGGCGGAAGCGGAGGGACATGCCACCGACACCTGCCCGAAGCAGAAAAACGCTGGTGGTTGCCAAGAACCACACGCCGTGGCAGGCTCCGCCCCCAAGAACGATCGCCACCCCTCCAGGGTCCCGCGAGAACCGCAGCGCCGCCGTTCCGAGCCGCGCCGGTCAGGGTTGCCCGCCAATACGGGGCGTGATCGTGTTGACCGTCAAACTTTTTGGTGAGACGCTGAAAACACCCCGCGCACCTTAGCTGTTTGGCATGGATGAACGGCAGCAAGAACTAAAAAGTGTCAAGCATCGCGGGTGCGAATCCCTCACGACCCACACCGCTTCGGTCGGTCACTCATTGTGGAGGACCATCCATCATGGCAAAGGCGCTTCTCGGTTACGTCGGCGGCTCCGACCCTCGACTCCTCGCCGAGATGCGACGGCTCCAGCAGCGCGTCCAGGACCTGCAATCCGAGCTCGTACGGATTCAGGCCGAGAATGACGAGCTCGCGGCTGCCGCTTCTCACGACAGGATCATGGAGAGCATCGACGCACACCAGGCGGAGCCCGCGCTCACCTGATCACTGCATCGCTCCACAGCAGCTCACGCAGTGACTGGGCGGCTCGAATCAACCGCTAAGTTGTAAGAGTTTGCAAGGGACGCTTCGGCGTCCCTTCTTTCTTGCCTCGTGCGCCCTTCACTCTCTTAACGTTTGATGTGCCCTGCACGTTCAAAGGTGAAACCGCGGGCAACAGCGCGTTCATGGAGTGAGGCACCCCCGGAAGGTAGAGTCCAGCGGCGTGCACCTCAAGGCCCTGACCCTCCGGGGGTTCAAGTCGTTCGCCTCGGCGACCACGCTCCGGTTCGAACCGGGAATCACGTGCGTCGTCGGTCCCAACGGCTCGGGCAAGTCCAACGTCGTCGACGCCCTCAGCTGGGTCATGGGCGAGCAGGGCGCCAAGTCGCTGCGCGGCGGCAAGATGGAGGACGTCATCTTCGCCGGCACCACCGGACGCCCGCCGTTGGGCCGCGCCGAGGTGTCCCTGACCATCGACAACTCCGACGGGGCGCTGCCCATCGAGTACGCCGAGGTCACCATCACGCGGATCATGTTCCGCAACGGCGGCAGCGAGTACCAGATCAACGGCGACACCTGCCGGCTCCTCGACATCCAGGACCTGCTGTCCGACTCCGGCATCGGCCGCGAGATGCACGTCATCGTCGGCCAGGGCCGGCTCGACTCCGTCCTGCACGCCGATCCGATGGGCCGCCGTGCCTTCATCGAGGAAGCGGCCGGCGTCCTCAAGCACCGCAAGCGCAAGGAGAAGGCGCTTCGCAAGCTGGACGCGATGCAGGCCAACCTCGCGCGTGTGCAGGACCTGACCGACGAACTCCGGCGCCAGCTCAAGCCACTTGGCCGGCAGGCCGCGGTCGCCCGCCGGGCCGCCGTCATCCAGGCCGACCTCCGCGACGCCCGCCTGCGGCTGCTCGCCGACGATCTCGTACGACTGCGGCAGGCGCTGCGGGCCGAGGTCGCGGACGAGGCCGCACTGAAGGAGCGCAAGGAGTCGGCCGAGCAGGAACTCAGGAAGGCCCTCCAGCGCGAGGCGCTGCTGGAGGACGAGGTACGCCGGCTCGCGCCCCGGCTCCAGCGGGCCCAGCAGACGTGGTACGAACTCTCCCAGCTCGCCGAGCGGGTGCGCGGCACGATCTCGCTGGCCGACGCACGCGTGAAGAGCGCCACGTCGGCGCCGCCCGAGGAGCGCCGCGGGCGGGACCCCGAGGACATGGAGCGCGAGGCCGCCCGCATCCGTGAGCAGGAGGCCGAGCTCGAAGCGGCCCTGGAGGCGGCCGAGCACGCCCTGGAGGACACGGTCGCGCACCGCGCCCAGCTGGAACGCGCGCTCACGCAGGAGGAACGGCGTCTGAAGGACGTCGCCCGGGCCATCGCCGACCGCCGCGAGGGGCTCGCCCGCCTGGGCGGCCAGGTCAACGCGGCCCGTTCCCGCGCGGCCTCCGCCCAGGCCGAGATCGACCGCCTCGCCGCGGCGCGGGACGAGGCCCAGGAGCGGGCGTCCGCCGCGCAGGGGGAGTACGAGGAGCTCAAGGCCGAGGTCGACGGACTGGACGCGGGTGACGCGGAGCTGGCGGAACAGCATGAGGCGGCGAAGCGCCGGCTGGCGGAGGCGGAGTCCGCGCTGACGGCGGCCCGCGAGGCGACCACGGCAGCGGAACGCAGACGCGCGGCGACACAGGCCCGGCACGAAGCCCTGGCTCTGGGCCTGCGCCGCAAGGACGGCACGGGGGCCCTGCTCGGCGCGAAGGACCGGCTGACCGGGCTGCTGGGTCCGGCGGCGGAACTGCTGACGGTGACCCCGGGCCACGAGACGGCACTGGCGGCGGCGTTCGGCGTGGCGGCGGACGCGCTGGCGGTGACGTCCCCCTCGGCGGCGGCCGATGCGATCCGCCTGCTGCGCAAGCAGGACGCGGGCCGGGCGTCCCTGCTGTTGGCGGGAGGCCCCGACGCCACGGGAGACGACGCGAGCGGTCACGGCGCACCCGCCGGACACCGGCGCGCGGCGGACCTCGTCCGCGGCCCGTCCGACCTGATGACGGCCGTGGGCCGCCTCCTCCACGGCATCGTCGTGGTCGGCACTCTGGAAGACGCCGAAGACCTCGTCTACGCCCACCCCCACCTCACCGCCGTCACCGCCGAAGGCGATCTCCTCGGCGCCCACTTCGCGCACGGCGGCTCCGCGGGCGCCCCGAGCCTTCTCGAAGTGCAGGCTTCCGTGGACGAGGCCGCCGCCGAGCTGGAAGAGCTGGCCGTCCGGTGCGAGGAACTCACCGGGGCTCAGCACACCGCCGTGGAGCACCGCACGGAATGCGCCGCCCTGGTGGAGGAGTTGGGGGAGCGGCGCCGGGCCGCCGACCGGGAGAAGTCGGCCGTGGCCCAGCAGCTCGGCCGGCTGTCCGGACAGGCGAAGGGCGCCGCCGGTGAGGCCGAGCGGTCCACCGCGGCGGCCGCGCGGGCGCAGGAGGCGTTGGAGAAGGCGCTCGAAGAGGTCGAGGAACTGGCCGAACGGCTCACCGTGGCCGAGGAGATGCCGGTCGAGGAGGAGCCCGACACGTCGGTACGGGACCGTCTCGCCGCCGACGGGGCCAATGCGCGGCAGACCGAGATGGAGGCCCGCCTCCAGGTCCGTACGCACGAAGAGCGGGTCAAGGGCCTCGCCGGCCGCGCGGACTCCCTCGACCGCGCCGCCCGCGCGGAGCGGGACGCACGCGCGCGTGCCGAGCAGCGGCGGGCACGGCTGCGGCACGAGGCCGGCGTGGCCGAAGCCGTCGCCTCCGGGACGCGGCAGCTGCTCGCTCACGTCGAGGTGTCGCTCGCGCGCGCGGACGAGGAGCGCACCGCCGCCGACGCCGCCAAGGCCCTGCGGGAAAGGGAGTTGACCGCCGCCCGGACCACCGGCCGCGATCTCAAGGCCGAGCTCGACAAGCTGACCGACTCCGTCCACCGCGGTGAGGTGCTCGGCGCCGAGAAGCGGATGCGGATCGAGCAGCTGGAGACCAAGGCGCTCGAGGAGCTGGGCGTCGAACCGGCGGGACTCGTCGACGAGTACGGCCCGCACCAGCTCGTCCCGCCCTCCCCGCCCGCCGAGGGCGAGGAGCTGCCGGAGGATCCGGAGCACCCGCGCAACCAGCCCAAGCCGTTCCACCGGGCGGAGCAGGAGAGGCGGCTCAAGGCCACCGAGCGGGCGTACCAGCAGCTCGGCAAGGTCAATCCGCTCGCTCTGGAGGAGTTCGCGGCGCTGGAGGAGCGGCACAAGTTCCTCAGCGAGCAGCTGGAGGACCTGAAGAAGACCCGCATCGACCTGCTTCAAGTGGTGAAGGAGGTCGACGAGCGCGTCGAGCAGGTCTTCACGGAGGCCTACCGGGACACGGCCCGGCAGTTCGAGGGCGTCTTCAGCCGGCTCTTCCCGGGCGGCGAGGGGCGGTTGATCCTGACCGACCCCGACAACATGCTCACCACGGGCGTGGACGTCGAGGCGCGTCCGCCCGGCAAGAAGGTCAAGCGGCTCTCCCTGCTGTCCGGCGGCGAACGGTCACTGACGGCCGTGGCGCTGCTGGTGTCCATCTTCAAGGCGCGGCCCAGCCCGTTCTACGTCATGGACGAGGTCGAGGCGGCGCTCGACGACACCAACCTCCAGCGGTTGATCCGCCTCATGCAGGAGCTGCAGGAGGCCTCGCAGCTCATCGTGATCACGCACCAGAAACGGACCATGGAGGTCGCCGACGCGCTGTACGGCGTCTCCATGCAGGGCGACGGCGTGTCGAAGGTCATCAGCCAGCGGCTGCGCTGACCTCCCATGACTTCAAGAAGTGAACGTATGTGGGGTACATCTGTCAAAGTTCTCACAATTCACTACGTTTGAATTTGAGACTTGAAGGCATAAGGTCAGCAGCGTTGGATTTACCTTCAGGTACCACCTACCTGGGGGCTGACCACACCGACAGCGTTGCCGGTGGCCCGAGGAGTAAACGTGACCAGCACAGCGAAGGCATCCGAACCAGGAGCCCAGGCGGCTCATCCCGATCATCTCGGGCACGTCATCTTCATCGCGGCGGCGGCCGCGATGGGCGGTTTCCTCTTCGGCTACGACAGCTCCGTGATCAACGGTGCCGTCGAGGCCATCCGAGGCCGCTACGACGTCGGCTCCGCGGCCCTGGCGCAGGTCATCGCCATCGCCCTGATCGGCTGTGCCATCGGCGCGGCGACCGCCGGACGCATCGCCGACCGCATCGGCCGTATCCGCTGCATGCAGATCTCGGCCGTTCTCTTCACGATCAGCGCCGTCGGCTCGGCACTGCCCTTCGCGCTGTACGACCTCGCCTTCTGGCGGGTCGTCGGAGGCTTCGCCATCGGCATGGCCTCGGTCATCGGCCCCGCCTACATCGCCGAGGTCGCCCCGCCGGCCTATCGCGGCCGACTCGGCTCCTTCCAGCAGGCCGCCATCGTCATCGGCATCGCGATCTCGCAGCTGGTCAACTGGGGTCTGCTGAACGCCGCCGGCGGTGACCAGCGCGGCAAGCTGATGGGCCTGGAGGCCTGGCAGGTCATGCTCGGCGTCATGGTCGTCCCGGCCGTCCTCTACGGCCTGCTC
This is a stretch of genomic DNA from Streptomyces sp. NBC_00285. It encodes these proteins:
- a CDS encoding winged helix-turn-helix transcriptional regulator produces the protein MDTTQQPLEAQDLPYDVFAKACPSRGTLEHVTGRWGALTLGALSEGSLRFNELRRRVDGVSEKMLSQTLQGLERDGLVHREAQPTNPPRVDYDLTPLGREVAERLLGLIHFVEGRMDDVLAARERYDVTRGAR
- a CDS encoding CAP domain-containing protein; the protein is MGRHRRSAAGRAATGRAMGVTDTHGSHGSAFDPQDSYNFASASTTPRPSHTDTDTYARSDAYLFASEEEYALFRGDGYTPADGPRRSGSHRRRKRNLVTPVKSGLLGVSAAVAIGTVAVATGVVPGLDSYKLGGGSSNTGGGEVQAASSPTNSPAEQGGTSGSADRREDGGSTSRDADRSASPAPSPSTSTATPAEKPTKKPAATPSEKPAATPSQKEREPAKQETTAPVDVSTEAAAEAEVLRLVNVERAKVGCSPVAANSALADLAAAFSKAMDVEGFFDHTDPSGATPWDRAAQAGITSLGGENIARGQADPAAVMEAWMNSPGHKANILNCDFTTLGVGVQFGSGGPWWTQDFGY
- a CDS encoding acylphosphatase; translation: MSEDVRLVAWVRGRVQGVGFRWFTRAKALEIGGLSGFALNLGDGRVQVVAEGPRKGCQGLLDWLLGDDTPGRVDGVTEIWDTPRGGYDGFAIR
- the smc gene encoding chromosome segregation protein SMC — its product is MHLKALTLRGFKSFASATTLRFEPGITCVVGPNGSGKSNVVDALSWVMGEQGAKSLRGGKMEDVIFAGTTGRPPLGRAEVSLTIDNSDGALPIEYAEVTITRIMFRNGGSEYQINGDTCRLLDIQDLLSDSGIGREMHVIVGQGRLDSVLHADPMGRRAFIEEAAGVLKHRKRKEKALRKLDAMQANLARVQDLTDELRRQLKPLGRQAAVARRAAVIQADLRDARLRLLADDLVRLRQALRAEVADEAALKERKESAEQELRKALQREALLEDEVRRLAPRLQRAQQTWYELSQLAERVRGTISLADARVKSATSAPPEERRGRDPEDMEREAARIREQEAELEAALEAAEHALEDTVAHRAQLERALTQEERRLKDVARAIADRREGLARLGGQVNAARSRAASAQAEIDRLAAARDEAQERASAAQGEYEELKAEVDGLDAGDAELAEQHEAAKRRLAEAESALTAAREATTAAERRRAATQARHEALALGLRRKDGTGALLGAKDRLTGLLGPAAELLTVTPGHETALAAAFGVAADALAVTSPSAAADAIRLLRKQDAGRASLLLAGGPDATGDDASGHGAPAGHRRAADLVRGPSDLMTAVGRLLHGIVVVGTLEDAEDLVYAHPHLTAVTAEGDLLGAHFAHGGSAGAPSLLEVQASVDEAAAELEELAVRCEELTGAQHTAVEHRTECAALVEELGERRRAADREKSAVAQQLGRLSGQAKGAAGEAERSTAAAARAQEALEKALEEVEELAERLTVAEEMPVEEEPDTSVRDRLAADGANARQTEMEARLQVRTHEERVKGLAGRADSLDRAARAERDARARAEQRRARLRHEAGVAEAVASGTRQLLAHVEVSLARADEERTAADAAKALRERELTAARTTGRDLKAELDKLTDSVHRGEVLGAEKRMRIEQLETKALEELGVEPAGLVDEYGPHQLVPPSPPAEGEELPEDPEHPRNQPKPFHRAEQERRLKATERAYQQLGKVNPLALEEFAALEERHKFLSEQLEDLKKTRIDLLQVVKEVDERVEQVFTEAYRDTARQFEGVFSRLFPGGEGRLILTDPDNMLTTGVDVEARPPGKKVKRLSLLSGGERSLTAVALLVSIFKARPSPFYVMDEVEAALDDTNLQRLIRLMQELQEASQLIVITHQKRTMEVADALYGVSMQGDGVSKVISQRLR